GCGTCGCAAGCTCAAGCGTCGCGTCGTCTGACCGGTCGGCCCCGCCGCTGCGTGCCGCCCGGTGAGTGTCGTTCGGCACAGCTGCCAGGCGCCCCGTGCATCATGGCCCGAGCATGACTGACACCCCGACCACCGAGCCGCCGCGCGCCGCGCCGACCACGGCGACCCTGCCGACGACCTCGTCGGTGACCGCTGTGCTGGTGACCCGTGGCCGCACCGCCTACCTGCCGACGACGCTCGCCGCGCTCGCGGGCCAGGCGCGCCGACCCGTGCGCGTGCTGCTGGTCGACGTCTCGCCGACGTCCTCCGCACAGGACCACGTGGCGCTGCGGCTCGACGCGGAGCGCGCGTTGGCGGCGGCCGGGGGAGCCGGGCAGCCCGCGCTGCACCTGGTGCACGTGCCGCGCGCGCGCACGTTCGGTGATGCGGTGCGTGCCGCGCTGACGGCCGACGACGGTGCGCGCACCACCTGGCTGTGGCTCCTGCACGACGACAGCGCGCCCGCGCCGACCGCGCTCGCGGAGCTCGCACGCGCGGTCGGGCGAGCGCCCTCGGTCGCGGTCGCGGGCGTCAAGCAGCGCACGTGGACCGACCCGGAGCGCCTGCTCGAGGTGGGCCTGCGCACCGCGCGCTCGGGCCGGCGGATGACCGACGTCGAGGCCGGTGAGCTCGACCAGGGGCAGCACGACGCACGTGACGACGTGCTCGGCGTCGGGCTCGCGGGCGCGCTCGTGCGACGCGACGTGTGGGAGGACCTCGGCGGTCCCGACCCGGCGCTCGGCGCGTTCGGCGACGGCCTGGACCTGTCGCGGCGCGCGCGCCTCGCGGGGCACCGCGTCGTGGTGGTCCCCGCGGCGGTCGTGCGGCACGCGCAGGCGACCTACCTGGGCCTGCGGGACGTCGCCCCGGGGCGGGACGACCCGGTCGACGCGGACGGCGACGGCGAGGACGACCGCGCGGACCCGGCGCGCTCGTTCCGTGCGCGTCGGCGCTCGGTGACGCACCAGCGGCTCGTGAGCGGCCCGCTGCCGTTGCTGCCGGTCGTGGTGCTCCTGGTGCTGGCCTCGTCGCTCGTGCGCGCGCTGGTGCAGGTCGCGGCCAAGCAGCCCGGCCTCGCGGTCGACGAGCTGCGCGGACCGCTCACGGCGCTCGCGCGGCCCCGTGCGGTCTACCGTGCGCGACGTCAGGCGACCCGGACCCGCCGGCTGCCGCGCCGCGCGCTGCGCCCCCTGCAGGCCCGGTGGCGCGACGTGTGGGCGCAGGAGCGTGACCGGCGCCTCGCGCGAGCGGAGCAGCGTCGCGTCGTGCAGGCGCCCTCGGAGCTCGAGCTCGCCGAGCTCGCCGCTCTGGCCACGCGCCGGCGCGCGACGCTCGCGACCGTGACCGTCGGGCTCGTCGCGGTCGTCGCGGTGGCGTTCGGTCCGCTGGTCGGTGCCGTCGCGGGCGGTGGACGGCTCGTCGGCGGTGCTCTGCTCCCGCTCGCGGACGGGCTCGGCGACCTGTGGTCCGCCGCGAACGCGTGGTGGGTGTCGGGTGAGCTGGGCGCGCCGGGTCCCGCGGACGCGCTGCTGCGCGTGCTCGCGGCGCCGACCGCGGTGCTCGGGGGCGACCCGCGGCTCGCGGTCGCCGCGGTGCTGCTCGGCGCCGTGCTGCTGGCCGGGCTGGGCGCGTGGGCGGCGGCGGGCGCACTCACGCGCTCGGTCGTGCTGCGCGCGTGGGCCGCGCTCGTGTGGGCCGGTGCGCCCGCGCTGCTGCTCGGTGTCGGCGACGGCCGGCTGGGCCCGGTCCTCGCGCACGTGCTCCTGCCGTGGGCGGCGCTCGGCCTGGTCCGGGCCGTCGGTGTGCAGCGGGTGGACCAGGTGGTCTCGGGCGTCCTGACGGCGCAGCGCACTCCCGAGCAGGAGCACCTGCGTCACGCGGCGCCGGACGCCGCCGAGCACGACGCGACGGACGGTGAGCGGGGGACGGCGCCGCTCGACGAGGCCGGCATGGATCCGACCGGCGTGCT
The Cellulomonas gilvus ATCC 13127 DNA segment above includes these coding regions:
- a CDS encoding glycosyltransferase, with the translated sequence MTDTPTTEPPRAAPTTATLPTTSSVTAVLVTRGRTAYLPTTLAALAGQARRPVRVLLVDVSPTSSAQDHVALRLDAERALAAAGGAGQPALHLVHVPRARTFGDAVRAALTADDGARTTWLWLLHDDSAPAPTALAELARAVGRAPSVAVAGVKQRTWTDPERLLEVGLRTARSGRRMTDVEAGELDQGQHDARDDVLGVGLAGALVRRDVWEDLGGPDPALGAFGDGLDLSRRARLAGHRVVVVPAAVVRHAQATYLGLRDVAPGRDDPVDADGDGEDDRADPARSFRARRRSVTHQRLVSGPLPLLPVVVLLVLASSLVRALVQVAAKQPGLAVDELRGPLTALARPRAVYRARRQATRTRRLPRRALRPLQARWRDVWAQERDRRLARAEQRRVVQAPSELELAELAALATRRRATLATVTVGLVAVVAVAFGPLVGAVAGGGRLVGGALLPLADGLGDLWSAANAWWVSGELGAPGPADALLRVLAAPTAVLGGDPRLAVAAVLLGAVLLAGLGAWAAAGALTRSVVLRAWAALVWAGAPALLLGVGDGRLGPVLAHVLLPWAALGLVRAVGVQRVDQVVSGVLTAQRTPEQEHLRHAAPDAAEHDATDGERGTAPLDEAGMDPTGVLPVEATADPDAVREAVEAVAADEEVAQWVGAPAPTGSVTAAAAASLVLAAVVGASPGLLVPVVLAVLAAAACARRFRRRLVVALLPALVVSAPLLVEVASRGADRVRLLAADAGLPWAVAPAGALERLLGVPADAAALVPESVPDGLARLWPYGAGAVVVLLAVLALLRGPVARGVRLAWVLATLGLATATTVALVPVGLQDGVVAYGWTGPGLSFALLGLLAAAVLGADGVRGALAGYSFGWRQPLVGIVACGAVLVPVLWLGGWSVQARDGTALTVTALERAVVPAVGRQTQESADAARVLAVVAGAGAPDEDVSWALLRADGPQLVEHGATVATTSVRPVRGVVGDARVVAPDEATAEVAAVVARLAQGATGDVAGPLAALGVGDVLVPALDTRGADANRAGALRRAREALVAELDSTAGLERVTQSGAGILWRVSAAPAAAQDGADPDGAETAADAGTVVTAWARLVAAGDSLTDPTTAAVPVAATGRGADTRIEAGTPGRLVVLAERADPSWRATLDGRALRAVDNGWRQTFEVGAQAGHLEITYDPPARVPLAAVQGVVLAVALLLALPVRRRRPGR